Proteins co-encoded in one Christiangramia fulva genomic window:
- the argB gene encoding acetylglutamate kinase: MTTTIKVIKIGGKLIEDEEKLSVFLDDFAALEQPKILVHGGGNKATEIAGKLGYETKMVEGRRITDENSMAVITMVYGGLLNKNIVAKLQKRNINSIGMCGADGKSIVSKKRPVKEINYGLVGDIEKINTEFIWELLQQGIVPVFSAISYSETGELLNTNADSVASEIAVALSSKMVTELNYCFEKKGVLANIADDDSVIPEIDKNKYSELLEQKIINEGMLPKLHNCFQALEKGVEIVRLGDMSLLKPDSVHTKIVK, encoded by the coding sequence ATGACAACAACGATCAAGGTTATTAAAATAGGAGGGAAGCTCATCGAAGATGAAGAAAAGCTATCAGTTTTTCTTGATGATTTCGCCGCTCTTGAGCAACCCAAGATCCTGGTTCATGGCGGTGGAAATAAAGCCACCGAAATTGCTGGAAAGCTTGGTTATGAGACGAAAATGGTGGAGGGCCGCCGTATCACCGATGAAAATTCAATGGCGGTAATTACGATGGTCTATGGCGGACTTCTTAACAAGAACATCGTTGCAAAACTTCAAAAGAGAAATATCAATTCTATTGGAATGTGCGGCGCTGACGGGAAAAGCATAGTTTCTAAAAAACGTCCCGTAAAAGAAATAAATTATGGACTGGTAGGCGATATTGAGAAAATTAATACCGAATTTATCTGGGAGCTTTTGCAGCAGGGAATTGTGCCGGTCTTTTCGGCTATTTCGTATAGTGAAACGGGGGAATTACTCAATACCAATGCCGATTCTGTGGCTTCAGAAATTGCGGTGGCGCTAAGCTCAAAAATGGTGACGGAATTAAATTACTGTTTCGAAAAGAAAGGTGTTCTGGCAAATATCGCCGATGATGATTCGGTTATTCCGGAAATCGATAAAAATAAATATTCAGAACTTTTAGAGCAGAAAATAATCAATGAAGGAATGTTGCCAAAGCTTCATAATTGTTTTCAGGCCCTCGAAAAAGGAGTTGAAATTGTAAGATTAGGAGATATGTCATTATTAAAGCCAGATTCGGTGCATACAAAAATCGTAAAATGA
- a CDS encoding aspartate aminotransferase family protein translates to MDLFDVYPLYDITPVKGEGCHVFDENGKKYLDLYGGHAVISIGHSHPDYVKAVSEQVSTLGFYSNSIKNPLQQDLADKLEELSGVKDYSLFLCNSGAEANENALKVASFHTGKSRVIYFEKAFHGRTSGVVAVTDNEGIKAPFNQGHRVTRLPFDDTEALKSELKKNDVAAVIFEVIQGVGGLDEASSEFYKNAEELCHAHGSLLIADEVQAGYGRTGDFFAFQKHGIRPDIISMAKGMGNGFPIGGILIDHKIPAKHGMLGTTFGGNHLACAAGIAVLDVIKKEKLMENAAELSGYIQQKAKEIPQIKKIKGRGLMIGLEFDFEVAALRKDLLFNYQIFTGAASNKKLLRILPPLNIQKKHFDEFFEALKSALKKNDY, encoded by the coding sequence ATGGATCTATTTGATGTATATCCGTTATACGATATCACTCCGGTAAAAGGAGAGGGCTGTCATGTTTTTGATGAAAATGGTAAGAAATATCTCGATCTGTATGGCGGTCATGCTGTCATCTCGATCGGTCATTCGCACCCCGATTATGTAAAAGCGGTTTCAGAACAGGTTTCAACACTGGGATTTTATTCAAATTCCATAAAAAACCCCTTACAGCAAGATCTGGCAGATAAGCTGGAGGAACTTAGCGGAGTGAAGGATTATTCCTTATTTCTATGCAATTCGGGAGCTGAAGCCAATGAAAATGCCTTAAAAGTCGCTTCTTTTCATACCGGTAAAAGCAGGGTTATTTATTTCGAAAAGGCTTTCCACGGAAGGACCTCCGGCGTGGTCGCGGTAACCGATAATGAAGGAATTAAGGCGCCGTTCAATCAAGGACATCGCGTAACCCGTCTGCCTTTTGACGATACAGAGGCTTTGAAAAGCGAACTTAAGAAAAACGATGTGGCGGCGGTGATCTTTGAGGTGATCCAGGGTGTGGGAGGCCTCGATGAAGCTTCTTCTGAATTCTATAAAAATGCGGAAGAACTTTGCCACGCGCATGGCTCATTGCTGATTGCCGATGAGGTACAGGCAGGTTATGGAAGAACAGGCGATTTTTTCGCTTTTCAGAAACACGGAATTCGTCCCGATATTATTTCCATGGCTAAAGGAATGGGGAATGGATTTCCGATTGGTGGAATTTTAATTGACCATAAGATTCCGGCCAAACACGGGATGCTGGGAACCACTTTTGGCGGAAACCATCTTGCATGTGCTGCCGGTATTGCCGTGCTGGATGTGATCAAAAAGGAAAAGCTGATGGAAAACGCGGCCGAACTTTCAGGATACATTCAGCAAAAAGCCAAAGAGATTCCGCAGATAAAAAAAATAAAAGGCCGCGGATTGATGATAGGCTTGGAATTCGATTTTGAAGTCGCGGCACTTAGGAAAGATCTGTTATTCAATTACCAGATTTTCACGGGAGCAGCCAGCAACAAAAAATTATTGCGGATCCTGCCACCTTTGAATATTCAGAAGAAACATTTTGATGAATTTTTCGAAGCTTTAAAATCGGCATTAAAAAAGAATGACTATTAA
- a CDS encoding M20 family metallo-hydrolase, with translation MIKLENLQKEAVELLQNLIETPSFSEEEDKTAEWLQKWFEKHEIPHERYLNNVWAKNRHFDESKPTLLLNSHHDTVKPNKAYTRNPFKAKIEDGKLFGLGSNDAGGCLVSLLATFTYFYQAENLNHNLIFAGTAEEETNGKNGISSLLLKIPKIDVAIVGEPTLMSLAIAEKGLVVFDAKVKGRPSHAAHPNDDNCIYKSAKALQWFEKYQFPKVSEVLGEVKLTVTQIKAGTQHNVVPADVDLVIDVRVNDKYTNAEVAEILQKEAPVDEIIPRSLRLNSSSIPKDHALVKAGIDLGMETYGSPTLSDQAMLSCSSLKLGPGDSTRSHSADEFIYVREIEEGIEKYIRLLKKALRTNSIE, from the coding sequence ATGATAAAACTTGAAAACCTGCAAAAAGAAGCGGTGGAGTTGCTTCAGAATTTAATTGAAACGCCTTCTTTTTCAGAAGAAGAGGATAAAACTGCGGAATGGCTTCAGAAATGGTTTGAAAAACACGAGATTCCGCATGAGCGCTATTTAAATAATGTTTGGGCGAAAAACAGGCATTTTGATGAGTCTAAACCCACGCTTTTGTTGAATTCCCATCATGATACGGTCAAACCCAACAAGGCTTATACACGAAATCCGTTTAAGGCCAAAATTGAAGATGGAAAGTTATTTGGTTTGGGCAGCAATGATGCCGGCGGCTGCCTGGTCTCTTTACTGGCGACTTTTACCTATTTCTATCAGGCTGAAAATTTAAATCACAACCTTATTTTTGCAGGAACCGCGGAAGAGGAAACCAATGGGAAAAATGGAATTTCCTCTTTATTACTGAAAATTCCAAAGATCGATGTGGCTATTGTCGGTGAACCAACGCTGATGAGCCTGGCAATTGCCGAAAAAGGGCTGGTGGTCTTTGATGCGAAAGTGAAAGGAAGGCCTTCTCATGCCGCGCATCCAAATGACGATAATTGTATTTATAAGTCGGCTAAAGCCCTGCAGTGGTTTGAGAAATATCAATTTCCGAAGGTCTCTGAAGTCCTGGGAGAAGTAAAACTAACAGTCACACAGATCAAGGCCGGGACCCAGCATAATGTGGTTCCCGCAGATGTTGACCTGGTCATCGATGTTCGGGTAAATGATAAATATACCAATGCGGAAGTAGCCGAAATTTTACAAAAAGAAGCTCCTGTTGATGAGATTATTCCGCGATCCTTAAGGCTGAATTCATCTTCTATTCCTAAAGATCATGCGCTGGTAAAGGCAGGGATTGACCTCGGAATGGAAACCTATGGTTCGCCAACACTTTCAGATCAGGCGATGTTGAGTTGTTCGTCATTGAAACTCGGCCCCGGTGATTCCACGCGTTCGCATTCCGCGGATGAATTTATTTATGTTAGGGAAATTGAAGAAGGAATTGAA
- the proC gene encoding pyrroline-5-carboxylate reductase, whose translation MKIAILGTGNLGVSLAKGLIFSNAFTSLYLTKRNSDAIKDFEEYSKVKVTADNREAVQNSDILLLSVQPTQLERILEEIKDLLTDKHVIISTVTGFKIPRIEAIIGEDQFIIRAMPNTAIAVGKSMTCLCCNEKGKKRIAIAEAIFNRLGTSIIIPENKMQAATVICASGIAFWMRLIRATSQGAVQLGFDAKEAQQLAVHTCLGAASLLIESGKHPEEEIDRVTTPRGCTIEGLNEMEHNGLSSSLIKGLQASFKKINNISEK comes from the coding sequence ATGAAAATAGCCATTCTTGGTACCGGAAATCTTGGCGTTTCCCTTGCAAAAGGACTCATCTTCAGCAATGCCTTTACCAGCTTGTACCTTACAAAAAGGAATTCTGATGCGATTAAGGATTTTGAAGAATATTCAAAAGTAAAGGTGACTGCCGATAACCGTGAAGCGGTTCAGAATTCGGATATCTTGTTGCTTTCGGTGCAGCCTACCCAACTGGAAAGGATCCTGGAAGAAATCAAAGATCTGCTTACCGATAAACACGTGATCATTTCTACGGTAACCGGTTTTAAGATTCCCCGAATTGAAGCTATTATTGGCGAAGACCAGTTCATAATTCGCGCAATGCCGAATACCGCGATTGCCGTGGGAAAATCAATGACCTGTTTGTGTTGCAATGAAAAAGGGAAAAAACGTATCGCAATTGCCGAGGCTATTTTTAATCGGTTGGGAACAAGTATAATAATTCCAGAAAATAAAATGCAGGCGGCGACCGTAATTTGCGCCAGCGGGATCGCTTTTTGGATGCGATTGATAAGAGCCACTAGTCAGGGTGCGGTGCAGCTTGGATTCGACGCTAAAGAAGCCCAGCAATTAGCCGTACATACCTGTCTCGGAGCTGCAAGCCTTTTAATCGAATCTGGCAAACATCCTGAAGAAGAGATAGATAGGGTAACCACGCCTCGTGGCTGTACGATCGAAGGTCTTAATGAAATGGAACACAACGGGCTTAGTTCCTCCCTGATCAAAGGTCTACAGGCATCTTTCAAAAAAATCAATAATATCTCAGAAAAATAA
- the argC gene encoding N-acetyl-gamma-glutamyl-phosphate reductase translates to MIKAGIIGGAGYTAGELIRILLNHPDAEIDFVYSTSQPGKAVSTIHQDLAGETDLKFTDAINKEADVVFLCLGHGNSKKFLSENQFSDNTKIVDLSTDFRMSGDHEFVYGLPEFNKKEIQSAKNIANPGCFATAISLAILPLAKTGKLKDDWHVNAVTGATGAGTSLSETTHFTWRDNNFSSYKSFGHQHLNEIGQSLKKLQPSYEGEVNFIPNRGNFSRGIHATAYTKYEGSLEEASEIYSEVYKDAVFTHLVDGELHLKQVVNTNKCLLKLEKFDNKILVTSIIDNLLKGASGQAVQNMNIMFGFEESAGLKLKANYF, encoded by the coding sequence ATGATCAAAGCAGGTATAATTGGCGGCGCAGGATACACGGCGGGAGAACTGATCAGGATTCTTCTGAATCACCCTGACGCTGAAATTGACTTCGTTTACAGCACTTCTCAGCCGGGAAAAGCTGTTTCGACCATTCACCAGGACCTGGCCGGGGAAACCGATCTAAAATTCACAGATGCGATCAATAAAGAAGCCGATGTTGTTTTTCTTTGTCTCGGCCACGGTAATTCTAAAAAATTCCTTTCGGAAAATCAGTTTTCAGATAATACGAAAATTGTGGATTTGAGCACCGATTTCAGAATGAGTGGAGATCATGAATTTGTTTACGGACTTCCGGAATTCAATAAAAAGGAGATTCAATCGGCTAAAAATATCGCCAATCCCGGTTGTTTTGCCACTGCGATCAGCCTGGCTATCCTTCCACTGGCGAAAACCGGAAAACTTAAGGATGACTGGCATGTGAATGCCGTTACCGGTGCCACCGGCGCTGGAACGTCACTTTCTGAAACCACTCATTTTACCTGGCGGGATAATAATTTTTCTTCCTATAAATCCTTCGGACATCAGCATTTAAATGAAATAGGACAGAGCCTGAAAAAGTTACAGCCTTCTTATGAAGGTGAAGTAAATTTCATTCCGAATAGAGGGAATTTCTCCCGAGGGATCCATGCTACGGCTTATACCAAATATGAAGGTTCTCTCGAAGAAGCCTCAGAAATTTATTCAGAAGTGTATAAGGACGCGGTATTTACTCATTTAGTAGATGGCGAATTACACCTGAAGCAGGTTGTGAATACGAACAAATGTCTGTTGAAACTAGAAAAATTTGACAATAAGATCCTTGTAACCAGTATCATCGATAATCTGCTGAAAGGCGCATCAGGCCAGGCGGTTCAGAATATGAATATTATGTTCGGCTTCGAAGAATCTGCAGGATTAAAACTAAAAGCGAATTATTTTTAA
- a CDS encoding N-acetylornithine carbamoyltransferase, giving the protein MKNYITLSDIENLDDLIKEALELKKIDWALDTGKGKTVGLLFFNPSLRTRLSTEKAGKLLGMEVMTMNAGKDGWALEFEDGAVMNSDKAEHVKEAAGVLSQYCDIIGIRAFPDLIDRDKDEAEIVLNAFRKYATVPVVNLESATGHPLQALTDAITISELKDKKRPKVVLSWAPHPKALPQSVPNSFADIMQKIDVDFVITNPNGYDLNPAITKDVSVIHDQEKALKDADFVYVKNWSSYEHYGKVLSVKKDWTLNQEKLKGTKNAKVMHCLPVRRNVVIADDVLDSENSVVLQQAGNRTFAAQAVLKRLLENSDNSR; this is encoded by the coding sequence ATGAAGAACTACATCACATTATCTGATATAGAAAATTTAGATGACCTGATTAAGGAAGCGCTCGAATTAAAGAAAATAGACTGGGCACTGGATACCGGAAAGGGAAAAACCGTGGGCCTGCTGTTTTTTAATCCGAGCCTGAGAACACGTTTGAGTACCGAAAAGGCCGGAAAACTGCTGGGCATGGAAGTGATGACCATGAATGCGGGTAAAGACGGCTGGGCACTGGAATTTGAAGACGGCGCGGTGATGAATTCAGATAAGGCGGAACATGTAAAAGAAGCTGCCGGAGTTTTGTCGCAATATTGTGATATTATCGGGATTCGTGCTTTTCCCGACCTGATAGACCGCGACAAAGACGAAGCCGAAATCGTTTTGAACGCTTTCAGGAAATATGCGACTGTTCCGGTAGTGAATCTCGAAAGTGCTACCGGTCATCCGCTACAGGCACTGACCGATGCGATAACCATTTCCGAATTAAAAGATAAAAAGCGGCCAAAGGTGGTGCTAAGCTGGGCACCGCATCCTAAGGCATTGCCACAATCGGTACCGAATTCTTTTGCCGATATCATGCAAAAGATCGATGTAGATTTCGTGATCACGAATCCGAATGGTTATGATCTCAACCCGGCCATTACTAAGGATGTTTCGGTGATTCATGACCAGGAAAAAGCGCTGAAAGATGCCGATTTTGTCTATGTAAAGAACTGGAGCAGCTATGAACATTATGGTAAAGTGCTTTCGGTTAAAAAGGACTGGACCCTTAATCAGGAAAAATTGAAAGGCACTAAAAACGCAAAAGTGATGCATTGTTTGCCGGTAAGACGGAATGTGGTGATCGCCGATGATGTTCTGGACAGCGAGAATTCAGTGGTCTTGCAACAGGCCGGGAACCGGACTTTTGCAGCCCAGGCGGTTTTAAAGAGATTACTGGAAAATTCAGATAATTCTAGATAA